One Pararhizobium sp. IMCC3301 DNA segment encodes these proteins:
- a CDS encoding autotransporter assembly complex family protein has translation MSAFALAAVATLVAGPTNGHALELFGKCLFGKCKTADSADSELIDPKQYTAELTILPEEDKDVAKAVRAASELVRGSDAAVGGSAGLIARAKGDYRRIQAALYNEAHYGGSISIEINGRQAADIPAGTQIPDVSTVDIVVRPGNLFRIRDSIVMNPAPVTSDPDDIVDRPADRGFADGEPARAGVVRRAGSLSREAWRQQGYPKARVERQTVTAVHAEDYLRVYLWMAQGPYAVYGDIDVEGIERMSPEFVLYMSGLIKGQEFDPDDLEKARKRLERLGVFALQKIEEAPEVLPDGSLPITIITSEKKPRRIGVGATLSTIDGAGVEAYWLHRNLFGQAERLRLDGRIAGLGSTIDYTQFDYLLGAEFTKPGVFNPDTDLTLGTIAKREVNETYTETSVSATATLKHYYSDELTFTGGLFAEFGEYTDTFGTRQLFTTGILTQATFDQRDNKLEPTSGFYADLKARPFYEWEFESAGLHLEAEGRAYVAVGSKNTVLAGRLKLGSLAGIAVQEAPPDLLFFAGGGGSVRGYGYKNIGVREPDGSISGGRSLLEASVELRQRITGNFGAVAFIDIGTVGPDSAIDFSEDLKIGVGAGLRYYTGLGAIRLDVGVPLDPGKDDPAFGIYVGIGQAF, from the coding sequence TTGTCTGCTTTTGCACTGGCCGCTGTGGCAACACTGGTAGCAGGACCTACCAACGGCCATGCGCTTGAGTTGTTCGGAAAATGTCTTTTTGGCAAATGTAAAACCGCCGATTCCGCTGACAGCGAGCTGATTGATCCCAAACAATACACCGCCGAACTGACCATCCTGCCGGAAGAGGACAAAGACGTCGCAAAGGCAGTCAGAGCCGCTTCTGAACTGGTGCGTGGAAGTGACGCCGCCGTTGGTGGCTCCGCTGGGCTGATCGCCCGCGCCAAGGGCGATTATAGGCGCATTCAGGCAGCGCTTTACAACGAAGCGCACTATGGCGGCAGCATTTCCATCGAAATCAATGGCCGTCAGGCGGCGGACATTCCGGCCGGAACTCAAATTCCGGATGTCTCGACCGTGGATATTGTCGTCAGACCCGGTAATCTGTTTCGTATTCGCGACAGTATCGTGATGAATCCGGCACCGGTCACATCAGATCCGGACGATATTGTCGACCGGCCCGCAGATCGCGGATTTGCCGATGGCGAACCGGCAAGGGCCGGTGTCGTGCGCCGCGCCGGAAGCCTGTCGCGCGAGGCCTGGCGGCAACAGGGCTACCCCAAAGCGCGGGTTGAACGACAAACCGTCACTGCCGTGCATGCCGAGGATTATCTGCGCGTCTATCTGTGGATGGCCCAGGGTCCTTATGCGGTCTACGGAGATATCGACGTTGAAGGCATTGAACGCATGTCACCGGAATTCGTGCTCTATATGAGCGGACTGATCAAGGGTCAGGAATTCGATCCCGATGATCTGGAAAAGGCTCGCAAGCGGCTGGAGCGGCTTGGCGTATTCGCCTTGCAGAAGATAGAGGAAGCGCCTGAGGTTCTGCCAGATGGCAGCTTGCCGATCACCATCATTACCAGTGAGAAAAAACCCCGGCGCATTGGCGTCGGTGCAACCCTGTCCACCATTGATGGCGCGGGTGTGGAAGCCTATTGGCTGCACCGCAATCTGTTTGGCCAGGCGGAACGGCTGCGGCTGGACGGGCGCATTGCTGGTCTGGGCAGCACAATTGATTACACCCAGTTTGACTATCTTCTCGGGGCTGAGTTCACCAAACCGGGCGTCTTCAACCCTGACACCGATCTGACACTCGGCACTATTGCCAAACGCGAAGTCAACGAAACCTATACGGAAACCTCCGTATCTGCCACGGCGACGCTAAAGCATTATTATTCCGATGAACTGACCTTTACCGGAGGACTGTTTGCCGAGTTTGGCGAATACACCGATACATTTGGCACACGGCAATTGTTCACCACCGGAATTTTGACGCAGGCCACATTCGATCAGCGCGATAACAAGCTGGAGCCGACCTCCGGCTTCTATGCCGATCTGAAGGCACGGCCTTTCTACGAGTGGGAATTTGAAAGCGCCGGACTGCATCTGGAAGCCGAAGGCCGCGCCTATGTGGCGGTTGGCAGCAAGAACACGGTTTTGGCCGGACGGCTGAAACTGGGGTCTCTGGCCGGCATTGCCGTTCAGGAAGCGCCGCCTGACCTGCTGTTTTTTGCCGGTGGTGGCGGATCGGTGCGCGGCTACGGCTACAAGAATATCGGGGTGAGGGAGCCGGATGGATCGATTTCCGGCGGACGCTCGCTGCTCGAGGCATCTGTGGAGCTGCGCCAGCGCATCACCGGGAATTTCGGTGCCGTGGCCTTTATCGACATCGGCACAGTGGGTCCTGACAGCGCAATTGATTTTTCCGAGGACCTGAAGATCGGTGTTGGTGCCGGGCTGCGCTACTATACCGGTCTGGGCGCGATCCGGCTTGATGTCGGTGTGCCGCTCGATCCGGGCAAGGATGATCCCGCCTTCGGCATTTATGTTGGAATTGGACAGGCGTTTTGA
- a CDS encoding translocation/assembly module TamB domain-containing protein has translation MILKPFLIMFATLSLLLGFIVPGQAQEAQERSSFIQFVEGKLSTPNRQIRLNGLQGSLSSNVSFDSITISDTAGIWLEITKPSLVWNRSALFRGRLEIKSMEADRIDFKRKPLAEDGLPSPEASDFTLPDLPVAVELEKLSVPDIAFGPTVFGLETQASLNGSFTLDEGSLDLNLDIQRLDGSGGRFTATAEYRAGDKNLSLDVNLKEAENGIIATLLRLENRPPISLEIKGDGPLEGLAVSLDFNVADARILEGKLTFEDTAGGLKALATLEGPLSDILPETTRPFFGNRSSLLVDALFVAQGGVTINRFLIDSGSVQLAANASTLADGFLDRLNVDLSLAPTEDARLELPFGTTATTIAGASLTVSYNAGQSGDWQSNLRLGDLRSANMQLDELALQASGTVQNINDPAQRSVTFQFDGAMNGIEATKPALAKALGSRISTTGAGQWSKALALKFDEFSINGETLSIQSSGTVAQAAFDGTIELETADLNAFSFLAGRRLGGSTGLVAQGSIGLINGSFDLTVEGTGQSITLDNETVDTLLRGKTSLFGGVSRSTEGLSFRNFVVSNDQLELNLNGRYASELADLEGKALIRNLASINSNGSGALVLDLSLTGQQRPFDLTTKLSLEEGRLSGKPVRDVVLLFEGVTDGTALRGALSGDGFIDRQRLALSGRIEVDEEAKRLTGFDLNIGATDITGNLARSGDGLIDAVIEVQSRDISAAAALALVKASGQLNGTVRLQPAPSGTQSASVKLQARDVVFEDIRVGSADVDADISELFRLPGVDGTISARSVVFGGFNIQTIDSTIVTTGDVTTFDLKAALAQNNTTLSTSGQIARGAALSRIVINSFDLNSSIADARLTAPAELQIQDGVTRISNAVLQVGNGSIRIDGSSGRQLDIRVDIDNLPLNIANAIVPDLAMQGQLNGQVAITGETASPNASFTIQGSGLSARPLIDAGISPLQLTADGSFQNNILFLNRASANNAQGVNLTASGQISVAASTLAINLSGNAPLSLVDPVLRERGSRATGNASLNVEIGGTFQNPAVSGNLSVNNGTFSDPLSNARLNNITLSASLQGRQAFIDRFSAALATGGTVSASGVVGIFDQSATNLTIRLDQARYTDAQTFSTVLNGTLSLTGNITQNPFLSGDITLGETEITVPETFASSSELLDVRHVAPPPAVRETLARIARSTPVPTPASRPFVLTLDVTINAPNRIFVRGRGLDAELGGRIRLTGPTFDISPIGQFELIRGRLSVVGQRIDLEEGTVFLLGDMNPRINFLARVSTQSVDAFIRIEGRLNDIKVTFSSMPSLPQDEVLSRIIFGRSIGELSPFQVARLASIALELTGGNSPSLIDNLREGTGLDDIDIVSDGSGNTAVRVGKYINDNVYLGVQAGQETEASINLDITEDLTAKGTVSSDGNTGIGLFFEKDY, from the coding sequence TTGATCTTGAAACCGTTTCTCATCATGTTCGCCACCTTGTCCCTGTTGCTTGGCTTTATTGTGCCAGGGCAGGCCCAGGAAGCGCAGGAACGCTCATCCTTTATCCAGTTTGTCGAAGGCAAATTGTCCACTCCCAACCGGCAGATCCGCCTCAACGGTCTGCAAGGCTCGCTGTCGTCGAATGTCTCGTTCGACAGCATTACAATTTCAGATACCGCCGGTATCTGGCTGGAGATCACCAAGCCCAGTCTGGTCTGGAACCGCTCAGCCCTGTTTCGCGGCCGCCTCGAAATCAAGAGCATGGAAGCGGACCGGATTGATTTCAAACGCAAGCCGCTGGCAGAGGATGGCTTGCCATCTCCTGAAGCTTCCGACTTTACCCTGCCGGATCTCCCGGTGGCGGTAGAACTGGAAAAGCTCAGTGTGCCGGACATCGCGTTCGGCCCCACGGTTTTTGGTCTTGAGACGCAGGCCAGTCTGAATGGCTCTTTCACTCTGGATGAAGGCTCGCTCGACCTCAATCTTGATATTCAGCGTCTCGACGGGTCCGGGGGCCGTTTTACCGCCACGGCGGAATACCGCGCCGGGGACAAAAATCTGTCCCTTGATGTAAATCTCAAGGAAGCCGAAAATGGCATCATTGCCACTTTGCTGCGGCTGGAGAACCGGCCGCCGATCTCCCTGGAAATCAAAGGTGATGGACCCCTTGAAGGCCTCGCAGTATCGCTGGATTTCAATGTAGCGGACGCGCGCATTCTCGAAGGTAAACTGACTTTCGAGGACACCGCCGGCGGTCTGAAGGCCCTCGCCACACTTGAAGGGCCACTGTCCGATATCCTGCCGGAAACCACGCGGCCGTTCTTTGGCAACCGCAGCAGTCTGTTGGTGGATGCGCTGTTCGTCGCGCAGGGCGGCGTGACGATCAACCGCTTCCTGATTGACAGCGGCAGCGTCCAGTTGGCAGCCAATGCCTCAACTCTGGCGGATGGATTTCTCGACCGTCTGAATGTTGATTTGTCGCTGGCGCCAACTGAAGACGCCCGCCTGGAACTTCCCTTCGGCACCACTGCCACCACAATTGCCGGTGCCTCTCTGACAGTGTCCTACAATGCCGGCCAGAGCGGGGACTGGCAGTCCAATCTGCGTCTCGGCGATTTGCGCAGCGCCAATATGCAATTGGATGAGCTGGCCCTGCAAGCATCGGGAACCGTACAGAACATCAATGATCCGGCACAGCGCAGCGTAACGTTCCAGTTTGATGGCGCGATGAACGGCATCGAAGCGACAAAGCCAGCCCTGGCAAAAGCGCTTGGCAGTCGGATCAGCACAACGGGAGCCGGCCAATGGTCAAAAGCGCTTGCGCTGAAGTTCGACGAGTTTTCAATCAATGGCGAAACGCTGAGCATTCAATCCAGTGGCACCGTGGCGCAGGCCGCATTTGATGGCACAATTGAACTCGAGACAGCCGATCTCAACGCTTTCTCCTTTCTCGCCGGTCGCCGTCTTGGCGGCTCTACCGGACTTGTGGCTCAAGGCAGTATCGGGCTGATCAATGGCAGTTTTGATCTGACAGTTGAAGGCACCGGCCAGTCAATCACTCTGGATAACGAAACAGTCGACACTCTGCTGCGCGGCAAAACCTCCCTGTTTGGCGGTGTCAGCCGCTCCACAGAAGGGCTGAGTTTCCGTAATTTCGTTGTCTCCAACGATCAGTTGGAGTTGAATCTGAATGGCAGGTATGCGTCAGAACTAGCTGATCTTGAAGGCAAAGCCCTGATCCGCAATCTGGCCAGCATCAACAGCAACGGCTCCGGCGCGCTGGTTCTCGATCTCAGTCTCACCGGTCAGCAGCGGCCATTTGACCTGACGACAAAACTGAGTCTGGAGGAGGGTCGGCTTTCCGGCAAACCGGTCCGCGATGTGGTGTTGTTGTTTGAGGGCGTTACCGACGGAACCGCACTCCGCGGCGCGCTTTCCGGTGACGGTTTCATAGACCGGCAGAGACTGGCATTAAGCGGCCGCATTGAAGTGGATGAAGAGGCGAAGCGGCTCACCGGCTTCGATTTGAATATCGGTGCGACGGATATCACCGGTAATCTGGCGCGCAGCGGCGATGGCCTGATTGATGCCGTTATCGAAGTGCAAAGCCGTGATATCAGCGCCGCCGCCGCTCTGGCTCTGGTGAAGGCTTCGGGTCAGTTGAACGGCACTGTGCGTTTGCAGCCGGCCCCTTCCGGCACCCAGTCGGCGTCTGTCAAACTGCAGGCCCGCGATGTTGTGTTTGAAGACATCAGGGTTGGCAGCGCCGATGTAGATGCCGATATTTCGGAGTTGTTCCGTCTGCCCGGTGTCGATGGCACGATTTCCGCCCGCTCGGTGGTTTTCGGCGGGTTCAATATTCAAACCATCGACAGCACAATTGTCACAACCGGCGATGTCACGACCTTCGATCTGAAGGCCGCCCTGGCACAGAACAATACAACGCTCTCGACATCGGGACAGATCGCCCGTGGCGCTGCGCTCTCGCGCATTGTCATCAACAGTTTCGATCTTAATTCCAGCATAGCCGACGCCAGGCTGACTGCCCCGGCGGAATTGCAGATTCAGGATGGAGTGACACGGATTTCCAACGCGGTGCTGCAGGTCGGAAACGGCAGTATCCGGATTGATGGCAGTTCCGGGCGGCAGCTGGATATTCGCGTCGACATCGACAATCTGCCTCTCAATATTGCCAATGCCATTGTGCCGGATCTGGCGATGCAGGGCCAACTCAACGGCCAGGTCGCGATTACCGGCGAGACGGCCAGTCCGAATGCCAGCTTCACGATACAGGGATCAGGCCTGTCGGCTCGGCCGCTGATCGATGCCGGCATTTCTCCCCTGCAGTTGACCGCCGATGGCAGTTTTCAGAACAATATCCTGTTCCTCAACCGGGCCAGCGCCAACAATGCGCAAGGCGTGAATCTGACTGCCAGCGGCCAGATTTCGGTGGCGGCTTCCACTCTGGCAATCAATCTATCGGGCAATGCGCCGCTGTCGCTGGTTGATCCGGTGTTGCGTGAGCGTGGCTCCAGGGCGACCGGCAATGCCAGTCTCAATGTGGAGATTGGCGGTACCTTCCAGAACCCGGCGGTCAGCGGAAACCTGTCAGTCAATAACGGGACCTTTTCAGATCCTCTGTCAAATGCCCGCCTCAACAACATCACACTGTCGGCATCGCTGCAGGGCAGGCAGGCTTTCATCGACCGGTTCAGCGCGGCGCTGGCCACCGGCGGCACAGTGTCAGCATCCGGTGTTGTCGGCATATTTGATCAGTCGGCGACAAATCTGACGATCCGGCTGGATCAGGCGCGCTATACCGATGCACAGACCTTCTCCACCGTGCTGAACGGAACGCTTTCGCTTACCGGCAATATCACTCAGAATCCATTTCTGTCAGGTGACATCACGCTGGGAGAAACCGAGATCACAGTTCCAGAGACATTCGCTTCCAGTTCTGAACTGCTGGATGTGCGTCATGTTGCGCCGCCCCCAGCGGTGCGCGAAACTCTTGCCAGAATTGCCCGCTCCACCCCTGTACCCACTCCGGCTTCGCGCCCCTTTGTCCTGACACTCGACGTGACGATTAACGCCCCGAACCGGATTTTCGTACGTGGCCGGGGTCTTGACGCCGAGCTTGGCGGGCGCATTCGCCTCACCGGTCCGACTTTTGACATCTCGCCGATTGGCCAGTTCGAACTCATCCGTGGCCGGCTTTCGGTCGTCGGCCAGCGTATCGATCTGGAAGAGGGAACCGTCTTCCTGCTGGGAGATATGAATCCGCGGATCAATTTTCTGGCGCGTGTCTCGACGCAATCCGTCGATGCCTTCATTCGCATTGAAGGCCGACTGAACGATATCAAAGTCACCTTCTCGTCGATGCCATCACTGCCTCAGGATGAAGTCCTGTCGCGTATCATCTTCGGACGCAGCATCGGAGAATTGTCACCCTTCCAGGTCGCCCGGCTGGCGTCCATCGCACTGGAACTCACGGGTGGCAACAGCCCGTCGCTGATTGACAATCTGCGCGAGGGAACCGGTCTCGACGACATCGATATTGTCAGTGATGGCAGCGGAAATACCGCCGTGCGCGTTGGTAAATATATCAACGACAATGTCTATCTGGGTGTGCAGGCAGGCCAGGAAACCGAAGCCAGCATCAATCTCGATATTACCGAAGATCTGACGGCAAAAGGCACTGTCTCATCTGATGGCAATACCGGCATTGGTCTGTTTTTCGAAAAAGACTACTGA
- a CDS encoding FGGY-family carbohydrate kinase yields the protein MKRSNLLIGIDVGTTAVKTGLLDQSGQIRGFVSRPCRTMRREGGIVEQNADDWLQPIEDAFSQFSDEMKNVAAIGMCSQVNTHIFVGKDGNPLAPAILWQDVRADEEARELDAAVSHEQRIAWWGAPMPIDASHVLSRMLWMSRHRPDIWQDTAWVMLPKDYCAFKLTGQLATDGLSNIGLVDQQLRPIPDVLKLVPGAADRLVPVREVLSVIGEIRAGPAAGIALANGTMDGWTGLLGCGAATEGTTAYLSGTSEILGITSQSVEPTPGIIVFPPCQNIRIHAGPTQSGGAAKLWYGQLTGQSPQEMATAAAASDFGKPAPIFIPHLQGERAPIWKSHTRGVFLGLDHTTSAADMARSVYEGVAFSVRLLLQALQHSSGISSGPIHCGGGGFQSDVWNQIRADILGRELRRVAVTDTGVLGAAGIAACAVGLHPSLSAAFEQIVRFDAAYQPNSSLKSRYDALFDIYVNAIDANEALNRAFLDVAKLSIDAN from the coding sequence ATGAAACGCTCTAACCTTCTGATTGGCATAGATGTCGGAACCACGGCGGTGAAAACCGGTCTGCTGGATCAGAGCGGACAGATTCGCGGTTTTGTCAGCCGGCCCTGCCGGACGATGCGGCGCGAAGGTGGCATCGTCGAGCAGAATGCGGATGACTGGCTGCAACCCATTGAAGACGCCTTCTCACAATTTTCCGATGAAATGAAGAACGTCGCCGCCATCGGCATGTGCTCCCAGGTCAACACCCATATTTTTGTCGGCAAGGATGGAAATCCGCTGGCACCGGCCATCCTGTGGCAGGATGTGCGGGCTGATGAGGAAGCCCGGGAGCTGGACGCCGCGGTGTCTCACGAGCAGCGCATCGCCTGGTGGGGTGCGCCGATGCCGATCGATGCCAGCCATGTGCTGTCGCGCATGTTGTGGATGTCGCGTCACCGGCCGGATATCTGGCAAGACACCGCCTGGGTCATGCTGCCGAAGGATTATTGCGCCTTCAAACTGACCGGCCAGCTGGCAACGGACGGCCTGTCCAATATCGGCCTGGTGGATCAGCAACTGCGACCCATACCCGATGTTCTGAAACTGGTGCCCGGTGCCGCCGACCGGCTGGTTCCGGTCAGGGAAGTTCTGTCTGTCATCGGCGAAATCCGCGCCGGTCCTGCAGCCGGCATTGCCCTGGCCAATGGCACCATGGATGGCTGGACCGGCCTGCTGGGTTGCGGCGCTGCCACTGAAGGAACCACCGCCTATCTCAGCGGCACCAGCGAAATACTCGGGATCACCTCACAATCGGTAGAGCCGACGCCCGGCATCATTGTCTTTCCGCCCTGCCAGAACATCCGCATCCACGCCGGCCCGACACAATCCGGCGGTGCCGCGAAACTATGGTATGGCCAGTTGACAGGGCAAAGTCCGCAGGAGATGGCGACAGCCGCTGCTGCATCGGATTTCGGCAAGCCGGCTCCGATCTTCATTCCCCATCTTCAGGGCGAGCGTGCGCCGATCTGGAAATCCCACACCAGAGGCGTGTTTCTCGGTCTGGACCACACCACCAGCGCTGCCGATATGGCGCGCTCCGTCTATGAGGGCGTGGCGTTTTCTGTGCGCTTGCTGCTGCAGGCGCTGCAGCATTCCTCCGGCATTTCCAGCGGACCCATCCATTGCGGCGGCGGGGGATTCCAGTCGGATGTCTGGAACCAGATACGCGCCGATATTCTCGGGCGCGAGTTGCGCCGCGTCGCGGTTACCGACACCGGCGTGCTGGGAGCGGCTGGAATAGCGGCCTGCGCCGTCGGACTTCATCCCTCGCTGTCGGCCGCCTTTGAGCAGATCGTGCGGTTTGACGCCGCCTATCAACCCAATTCAAGCCTGAAAAGCCGCTATGACGCGCTGTTCGACATCTATGTCAATGCGATTGATGCCAATGAAGCACTGAACCGTGCCTTTCTTGACGTCGCTAAATTATCCATTGATGCGAATTAG
- a CDS encoding substrate-binding domain-containing protein produces MFNCKSVAGAFLVAAFSLAPALAQKVTVVTPYLAQPGTQMFVEGFKAEADGMGWDANIVDTAGDVAAVISRIEDAVTQNVDAIVINVDPEQIAAGLEAAKQAGIPVIGMDSGASPLLVTNVTSNGYAMAAETSVYVANRIKGKGNVVMFVFDPFPPVQIRGVIADAVFANFPDIKVIDRVTPDVQDGGIADSRAKMEAILAANPEPGSIAAVWAAWDQPGLGALQAIEAAGREAEGIVIVGIDANPQARDAIAAGGNFEASVAQDFVGIGKATAAVVSRAINGEEIREDVIYVPTVLVTKTNVEQ; encoded by the coding sequence ATGTTCAATTGTAAATCTGTCGCGGGCGCATTTCTGGTCGCTGCCTTCAGCCTGGCTCCGGCGCTGGCTCAAAAGGTTACGGTGGTGACGCCTTACCTGGCCCAGCCCGGCACCCAGATGTTTGTCGAAGGCTTCAAGGCCGAAGCTGACGGCATGGGCTGGGACGCCAACATTGTCGACACCGCTGGTGACGTCGCGGCTGTTATCAGCCGGATTGAAGATGCTGTCACCCAGAACGTTGATGCGATTGTCATCAACGTTGATCCCGAACAGATTGCCGCCGGTCTGGAAGCGGCGAAACAAGCTGGCATTCCGGTTATCGGCATGGACAGCGGCGCAAGCCCGCTGCTGGTGACCAATGTCACCTCCAACGGTTATGCAATGGCGGCGGAAACCTCGGTCTATGTGGCCAACCGCATCAAGGGGAAAGGCAATGTGGTGATGTTCGTGTTTGACCCGTTCCCGCCGGTCCAGATCCGCGGCGTTATTGCCGATGCGGTATTTGCCAATTTCCCCGATATCAAGGTTATCGACCGGGTCACCCCTGACGTGCAGGATGGCGGTATTGCCGACAGCCGCGCCAAGATGGAGGCGATTCTGGCGGCCAATCCGGAACCCGGCAGCATTGCCGCCGTCTGGGCCGCCTGGGATCAGCCGGGCCTTGGTGCCCTGCAGGCAATTGAGGCCGCCGGCCGCGAGGCCGAGGGCATTGTCATTGTCGGCATAGACGCCAACCCGCAGGCCCGTGATGCGATTGCCGCCGGGGGCAATTTCGAAGCCTCTGTGGCGCAGGATTTTGTCGGCATCGGCAAGGCAACTGCCGCTGTCGTTTCACGCGCAATCAACGGCGAGGAAATCCGCGAAGACGTGATATATGTGCCGACCGTGCTGGTCACCAAGACTAATGTTGAGCAATAG